In Alteromonas mediterranea DE, a single genomic region encodes these proteins:
- a CDS encoding TonB-dependent receptor: MRPLYPLSVYPRTLLATTIALALSSAAMAQEVAPDTANENDYIEEITVTAQMREQSVMDVPVTMDVIGSEFLERTNIMELDELSRILPNVQIQEQAVSLPSFNIRGVTDDVSSVSATPRISVYQDGFDISKKTVASVALYDIARVEVLKGPQPTLFGVAAANGAVSIHSNLPTFEQEGKVQVGYNSEQGQELEFMYNQPINDNHSFRIAGLYREMDGIVENNACSADSYYGNANMYNHLGEEVPCNSEDLQGVSVQALRATWLASYDKLEIIARAAMEYNDQPGIAFKSGSIAPNGGDTSPFTDAEFSLGSELGIERTLQAYDLTINYDFNQMLSLHADAYYKDVEVSEGFDADGSALRIQDAYFDNDATLKGASMRLVYDSGDKLAAFVGASITQDDSILPYYVMVDPFVRGTFDAVKAQLEATSNIPLNQNIATNASLEEIEALRAMLVSQLFNADGSPISNPALPPIFIQGPFIFEAELDIASYVAEISYFVTDDINVTAGVRYIDETRYTRNTFTTADGAFTFDAERDFDDTLPRFAVSYDVNNNWNLYANYAKGRRSPVVDANAGGVNVTKPEIVDSYDLGVKYQSANFLFSGAIFTYEYSDYQQSFTDAETLQSITVTVGDSTMSGIEGMATYNYSDTLTLTASLGFLDAEFANDTADGSPFEYGGNKFRLAPEVSGAININKVFNMNNFDIDVNWLTSFQSEVFFESSNYPGLSQDTYSLTDVSVKLLQDNSKFAYEFYVNNLFDKEFLIDAGNTGGGLGIPTFVRGMPRIAGVRVYYAF, translated from the coding sequence ATGCGCCCTCTGTACCCACTATCTGTTTACCCACGCACTTTGCTAGCGACAACCATTGCTTTAGCACTATCGAGCGCGGCAATGGCACAAGAAGTAGCGCCTGATACAGCAAACGAGAATGACTACATAGAAGAAATTACCGTTACCGCGCAAATGCGCGAGCAGTCTGTTATGGATGTGCCAGTGACCATGGATGTCATTGGTAGCGAATTCTTAGAGCGCACCAATATCATGGAACTTGATGAGCTTTCTCGTATATTGCCAAACGTTCAAATTCAGGAGCAAGCGGTAAGCTTACCGTCGTTCAACATTCGCGGTGTAACCGACGATGTGTCATCGGTATCGGCGACGCCTCGCATCTCGGTATATCAAGATGGCTTTGATATCAGCAAGAAAACCGTAGCAAGTGTTGCACTTTACGATATTGCTCGCGTTGAAGTGTTAAAAGGCCCTCAGCCGACGCTTTTCGGTGTGGCGGCAGCAAACGGTGCGGTAAGCATTCACTCTAACCTTCCGACCTTTGAACAGGAAGGCAAAGTGCAGGTTGGCTATAACTCAGAGCAGGGCCAAGAACTTGAGTTTATGTATAACCAGCCTATTAACGACAACCACAGTTTTCGTATAGCTGGGCTTTATCGTGAAATGGACGGCATTGTAGAAAATAATGCCTGTAGCGCTGATTCTTACTATGGTAATGCAAACATGTATAACCATTTAGGTGAAGAGGTACCGTGCAATAGTGAAGACCTTCAAGGTGTATCGGTGCAAGCTCTTCGCGCAACCTGGCTTGCAAGCTATGATAAGTTAGAAATCATTGCGCGTGCAGCAATGGAGTACAACGACCAGCCGGGCATTGCCTTCAAATCAGGCTCTATCGCTCCCAATGGCGGAGATACTAGCCCTTTTACTGATGCCGAATTTAGCTTAGGCAGTGAACTAGGTATTGAACGAACGCTTCAAGCTTATGACTTAACCATTAACTACGATTTCAACCAAATGCTTAGCCTACACGCCGATGCCTACTATAAAGATGTAGAAGTAAGCGAAGGCTTTGACGCTGATGGTTCTGCTTTGCGTATTCAAGATGCCTACTTTGATAACGACGCCACGCTTAAAGGTGCGTCAATGCGTTTAGTGTATGACTCGGGTGATAAATTGGCCGCGTTTGTAGGTGCGTCTATTACTCAAGACGATTCTATTTTGCCCTATTATGTAATGGTCGACCCATTTGTACGTGGTACCTTCGATGCGGTAAAAGCACAGCTTGAGGCCACCTCAAACATTCCGCTGAACCAAAACATTGCAACCAATGCATCATTAGAAGAAATAGAAGCGCTGCGTGCTATGTTGGTATCACAGCTATTTAATGCCGACGGTTCACCTATTTCAAACCCTGCGCTACCGCCTATTTTCATACAAGGGCCGTTCATATTTGAAGCCGAGCTAGACATTGCCTCTTATGTCGCGGAAATATCTTACTTTGTTACCGACGATATCAATGTAACTGCCGGTGTACGTTACATTGATGAAACCCGCTATACCCGTAATACCTTTACTACCGCAGACGGCGCGTTTACTTTCGATGCCGAGCGCGACTTTGACGATACCTTGCCACGCTTTGCGGTAAGTTACGATGTGAACAATAACTGGAACTTGTATGCGAACTACGCCAAGGGCCGCCGTTCACCAGTGGTTGATGCTAATGCGGGTGGCGTTAATGTTACTAAACCTGAAATAGTAGACAGCTACGATCTGGGTGTTAAGTATCAAAGCGCAAACTTCCTGTTCTCGGGTGCCATTTTTACCTACGAGTACAGTGACTATCAGCAAAGCTTTACCGATGCAGAAACCTTGCAGTCGATTACTGTAACAGTGGGCGACTCGACCATGTCGGGCATCGAGGGTATGGCTACCTACAATTACAGCGACACGCTAACTTTAACCGCAAGCCTTGGTTTCTTAGACGCAGAATTTGCTAACGACACTGCCGATGGTTCGCCATTTGAATACGGCGGTAACAAGTTTCGTTTAGCACCTGAGGTAAGCGGTGCAATTAACATTAACAAAGTATTCAACATGAATAACTTCGACATTGATGTTAACTGGCTTACCAGTTTCCAGTCTGAGGTGTTCTTTGAAAGCAGTAATTACCCTGGTCTTTCTCAAGATACTTACTCACTGACTGATGTATCGGTGAAGCTGCTTCAAGACAACAGCAAGTTTGCCTATGAGTTTTACGTGAACAACCTGTTTGATAAAGAATTCTTGATTGATGCTGGTAATACGGGCGGTGGCTTGGGGATTCCGACCTTTGTTCGCGGCATGCCACGCATTGCTGGTGTGCGTGTTTATTACGCGTTCTAG
- the fre gene encoding NAD(P)H-flavin reductase → MSEIKCKVASITPLTEVVQKVELTPESPVEFKAGQYAMVVMGEKDMRPFSIANAAFDNGRIELHIGAEPGNSYAGEVLERMRADGEITVNVGNGNAFLQSNGLPMVLIAGGTGFSYTYSILQEHLNSGDKTPVTLYWGGKHASDLYLADKLTALADANEHFTFVPVVEFACDEWKGRTGWVHHAVMADHAGFANIQVYVAGRFEMAKVVRDDFTQRGLKVENLFGDAFAFI, encoded by the coding sequence ATGTCAGAAATTAAGTGTAAGGTTGCAAGCATCACGCCTTTAACCGAAGTGGTACAAAAAGTTGAATTAACGCCAGAGAGTCCTGTTGAGTTTAAAGCGGGTCAGTACGCTATGGTCGTAATGGGCGAAAAAGATATGCGTCCATTTTCTATTGCCAATGCCGCGTTTGATAATGGCCGCATTGAATTACATATCGGCGCAGAGCCAGGTAATAGCTATGCAGGCGAAGTGCTAGAGCGTATGCGCGCTGATGGTGAAATCACGGTAAATGTGGGTAATGGCAATGCCTTTTTGCAAAGCAACGGCCTGCCTATGGTGCTTATTGCTGGCGGTACGGGTTTCTCGTATACCTACTCGATTCTGCAAGAGCACCTTAATAGCGGCGACAAAACGCCAGTTACCCTTTATTGGGGTGGAAAGCACGCATCGGACTTGTATTTAGCCGATAAGCTAACTGCACTAGCTGATGCTAACGAGCACTTCACGTTTGTGCCAGTTGTTGAGTTTGCCTGCGACGAATGGAAAGGCAGAACCGGTTGGGTGCATCACGCGGTGATGGCTGACCACGCTGGCTTTGCCAATATTCAGGTTTACGTTGCCGGTCGTTTTGAAATGGCGAAGGTCGTGCGCGATGACTTTACTCAGCGCGGCTTGAAAGTAGAGAACTTGTTTGGCGACGCGTTTGCGTTTATATAA
- a CDS encoding alkaline phosphatase D family protein encodes MDRRTFIRLSSFAGASVAVSTGLAGCTVSTSANSQPQTKSEFTHGVASGDPLKDAVIIWTRAVPTSSSALVKADILWEMASDAAFTDVVSSGVVEAKATHDFTVKVDVSGLQPASKYFYRFRSANNVSPVGETRTLPEADVSKVTFGIFSCSNYPAGFFTPYMEAAKDDNMDYVLHLGDYIYEYDGKGYATEHAKEIGRTYAPDNDTELYTLTDYRNRYALYRTDEGLLALHQNKPFIVVWDDHEITNDTYKDGAENHQADEGDFYERRAAAVQAYYEWLPIRPPFGTERLEIYRQFTFGNLLDLYMLDTRVLARDKQLEYANYRDAETKAFDQAGFMKDISDPSRGLLGETQRNWLHSSMQQSQAKWQVLGQQLLIGRMLFPVSIFNGVERKEIPAHVHRLANIKRKQKQGAALSEQELALINTVMPYNLDAWDGYPVEREQVLMQLKSIGKPVIALAGDTHNAWHNKLTLKDGTEVGVELATSGVTSPGMEHYLSMDDEMAETLADDLPLLIDDLQYCNLHQRGFMTLTVSEDEAKATWHYVDAILTKAGKVVNTHSFEIKA; translated from the coding sequence ATGGATAGAAGAACGTTTATTAGGCTGTCGTCATTCGCGGGTGCGAGCGTGGCAGTATCTACTGGGCTAGCGGGGTGTACAGTTAGCACGTCAGCAAACAGTCAGCCTCAAACTAAATCGGAATTTACCCATGGCGTGGCCAGTGGCGACCCGTTAAAAGATGCAGTGATCATTTGGACTCGCGCGGTTCCTACATCAAGCTCGGCTTTAGTTAAAGCCGATATTTTGTGGGAAATGGCAAGCGATGCAGCATTTACCGACGTGGTAAGTAGCGGAGTCGTTGAGGCTAAAGCGACACATGACTTTACCGTAAAAGTAGATGTGTCAGGTCTTCAGCCTGCAAGCAAATACTTTTATCGCTTCAGAAGTGCGAATAATGTGAGCCCTGTTGGCGAAACTCGCACATTGCCGGAAGCAGACGTTTCTAAGGTCACATTCGGCATATTTTCTTGCTCGAACTACCCTGCCGGCTTTTTCACGCCTTATATGGAAGCCGCCAAAGATGACAACATGGATTATGTACTGCATTTGGGCGACTACATATATGAGTACGATGGAAAGGGTTACGCCACCGAACATGCCAAAGAGATTGGCCGAACCTATGCGCCAGATAACGATACCGAGCTATATACGCTAACCGACTACCGAAACCGCTACGCGTTGTATCGCACCGACGAAGGGTTGCTTGCGCTGCATCAAAACAAGCCTTTTATTGTGGTTTGGGATGATCACGAAATTACTAACGACACTTACAAAGACGGTGCGGAAAATCACCAAGCAGACGAAGGTGATTTTTATGAACGTCGCGCTGCGGCAGTGCAAGCCTATTATGAGTGGCTGCCTATTCGCCCACCATTTGGCACTGAACGTTTAGAAATCTACCGTCAGTTTACCTTTGGCAACCTGCTTGATTTATACATGCTTGATACCCGCGTTTTAGCCCGGGATAAGCAGCTTGAATACGCCAACTATCGCGACGCTGAAACTAAAGCTTTTGACCAAGCAGGCTTTATGAAAGATATCAGTGATCCTAGTCGTGGGCTTTTAGGTGAAACCCAGCGCAACTGGCTGCATTCATCTATGCAGCAAAGTCAGGCAAAATGGCAGGTGTTAGGCCAACAGCTATTAATAGGCCGCATGCTTTTCCCTGTATCGATATTTAACGGCGTTGAGCGTAAAGAAATACCTGCTCATGTACATAGGCTTGCGAATATCAAACGCAAACAAAAGCAAGGTGCAGCACTCAGTGAGCAAGAGCTTGCACTTATCAATACGGTAATGCCCTACAATTTAGACGCATGGGACGGCTACCCCGTTGAACGGGAACAGGTTCTCATGCAGCTAAAATCCATCGGCAAACCCGTTATAGCTCTAGCAGGCGATACTCATAATGCATGGCACAATAAGTTAACCCTCAAAGACGGAACGGAAGTGGGTGTTGAACTTGCCACCTCTGGGGTGACGTCACCCGGCATGGAACATTATTTAAGTATGGATGATGAAATGGCAGAAACACTTGCTGATGACCTTCCCCTTCTTATTGATGATTTACAGTATTGTAATCTTCACCAGCGCGGCTTTATGACATTGACCGTTAGCGAGGATGAAGCTAAAGCGACCTGGCACTATGTGGATGCGATTTTGACCAAGGCTGGAAAGGTGGTTAACACGCATAGCTTTGAGATTAAGGCATAG
- a CDS encoding PIN domain-containing protein yields the protein MIAIDTNVLLRYLLQDDEKQAIQASQLILGSEKVLITDVVLIETVWTLKGRRYNLNKDKVIQVIHALFAEPNLVFEDSLAVWAALKDFTNAKPIKAGGKTKQADFPDALVINKAKRHAQRNKLNLTSVFTFDKAAQEIEGMIEPHC from the coding sequence ATGATAGCGATAGACACAAATGTCTTGCTGCGTTACTTGCTACAAGATGACGAGAAGCAAGCTATACAAGCAAGCCAATTAATTTTGGGCTCTGAAAAAGTCTTGATTACAGATGTAGTACTAATTGAAACCGTATGGACCTTAAAAGGAAGGCGTTATAACCTTAATAAAGATAAAGTTATACAGGTTATCCATGCGTTATTTGCTGAGCCAAATCTTGTGTTTGAGGATAGTTTGGCAGTGTGGGCTGCATTAAAAGACTTTACTAATGCGAAACCGATCAAGGCGGGTGGGAAAACGAAACAAGCAGACTTCCCTGATGCGCTTGTTATCAATAAAGCAAAGCGTCACGCGCAGCGAAATAAGCTCAACCTTACTAGTGTATTTACCTTTGACAAAGCGGCTCAGGAAATTGAAGGAATGATTGAACCTCATTGCTGA
- a CDS encoding CopG family ribbon-helix-helix protein, which yields MPLKATSVRLDDETLARVGEMAKAMDRPRAWLMAEAIKQFVAREEWFIQEVEKGVKAADEGRLTDHTDVKAKWEAKRAAQMD from the coding sequence ATGCCTTTAAAAGCTACCTCAGTGAGATTAGATGATGAAACACTTGCACGTGTAGGCGAAATGGCTAAGGCGATGGATAGACCTAGGGCGTGGCTGATGGCCGAAGCCATCAAGCAGTTTGTTGCTCGCGAAGAATGGTTTATCCAAGAGGTGGAAAAAGGAGTGAAAGCCGCTGATGAGGGACGTTTGACCGACCATACTGATGTCAAAGCTAAGTGGGAGGCTAAGCGTGCAGCTCAAATGGACTGA
- a CDS encoding type II toxin-antitoxin system RelE/ParE family toxin yields the protein MQLKWTDLAGTDLEKIEAHIAQENSPSVAIDVVMNIIDSSHLVLSEHPRAGRHGRLKNTRELVINGLPFIVIYRENIITNCIEILRVLHDAQQWPCAD from the coding sequence GTGCAGCTCAAATGGACTGATCTTGCAGGTACCGATTTAGAGAAAATTGAAGCTCATATTGCTCAAGAAAATAGCCCCTCTGTAGCTATTGACGTTGTCATGAATATTATTGATAGTTCGCACCTAGTCTTATCGGAACATCCTAGAGCGGGCCGTCATGGCCGATTGAAGAATACGCGTGAACTTGTGATTAATGGCCTGCCGTTTATCGTTATATATCGAGAAAACATCATTACAAATTGCATCGAAATACTACGTGTTCTTCATGATGCTCAGCAATGGCCCTGCGCAGATTAA
- a CDS encoding TIGR02647 family protein has translation MSSFDQDMLDELNLLLKFPTDSLLQGLKIHHDASQSMVNAASRLYAKGLITQPDGGYLTDLGIDLADHARHIQSALCPRKSSH, from the coding sequence ATGAGTTCATTCGATCAGGACATGCTAGACGAGCTAAATTTGTTATTGAAGTTTCCTACAGACAGTTTACTTCAGGGCCTAAAGATTCATCACGATGCTAGCCAAAGCATGGTAAACGCCGCGTCTCGACTTTATGCCAAGGGGCTTATAACTCAGCCCGATGGCGGCTATCTCACCGACTTGGGTATCGATCTTGCCGATCACGCTCGTCATATCCAATCGGCATTGTGCCCCAGGAAAAGTAGTCATTAA
- a CDS encoding AbrB/MazE/SpoVT family DNA-binding domain-containing protein gives MAKVSMKRQITLPAELCSIANINAGDDVESFVDRQGVISIVKKQAGAARGLLKNITVNSSYSDQASLQSAIEK, from the coding sequence ATGGCTAAAGTAAGCATGAAGAGGCAAATAACCCTGCCGGCAGAACTATGCAGCATTGCTAACATTAATGCGGGCGACGATGTTGAGAGTTTTGTTGATAGACAAGGCGTTATTTCAATCGTTAAGAAACAAGCTGGAGCGGCAAGAGGGCTTTTGAAAAACATAACTGTGAATAGCAGTTATAGTGACCAAGCATCTCTTCAGAGCGCAATTGAAAAATGA
- a CDS encoding PepSY domain-containing protein, which yields MKKLMMATAIGAATLLSACSAEHGTTQCTTAPEAEWQNQDAFQAQLLAQGYKINEFKVTDGNCYEIYGFDKEENKVEIYFNPVDGSIVKEEKH from the coding sequence ATGAAAAAATTAATGATGGCTACAGCTATTGGCGCTGCGACCCTATTAAGTGCTTGTAGTGCAGAGCACGGCACTACGCAATGTACTACTGCACCTGAAGCTGAATGGCAAAATCAAGATGCGTTTCAGGCGCAACTGCTAGCGCAAGGCTACAAAATTAATGAGTTTAAAGTAACAGACGGCAACTGCTACGAAATCTATGGTTTTGATAAAGAAGAAAACAAAGTAGAAATTTACTTCAACCCAGTTGATGGCAGCATTGTTAAAGAAGAAAAACACTAA
- a CDS encoding cytochrome b/b6 domain-containing protein: MSTTKDTPSDIYIWDWVVRICHWGIVAAFITNYFIVEPGRLYHEIAGYAGVSFILLRLAWGTLQQQKALNKSGEIPYASFASVSLSKKAFIEHFHHLQQKKIPTRHGHNPFGWLMIFAVFTLFLGLGITGFMMEEIDAMFGNSTLEWIHSIMADVLYACVLVHIAAVFLVQYLGNVQLIRPMLTGWRKR, translated from the coding sequence ATGAGTACAACAAAAGACACGCCTTCAGATATTTATATTTGGGATTGGGTTGTGCGCATTTGTCACTGGGGTATTGTTGCTGCTTTTATTACCAACTACTTTATTGTAGAGCCGGGCCGGCTTTATCATGAAATAGCAGGGTACGCTGGGGTGTCGTTTATTCTACTACGACTTGCTTGGGGCACGCTTCAACAACAAAAGGCGCTGAATAAGAGTGGAGAAATCCCTTACGCTAGTTTTGCCAGCGTATCTTTGAGTAAAAAGGCTTTTATCGAGCACTTTCACCATTTACAGCAAAAGAAAATCCCCACCAGGCACGGTCATAACCCTTTCGGTTGGCTAATGATATTTGCCGTATTCACTCTATTCTTAGGTTTAGGCATTACCGGCTTTATGATGGAAGAGATAGACGCCATGTTTGGCAACAGCACGTTGGAATGGATACACAGCATTATGGCCGATGTGCTTTACGCCTGCGTTTTAGTGCATATTGCGGCAGTGTTTTTAGTACAGTACTTAGGGAATGTTCAGCTTATTCGCCCTATGCTTACCGGGTGGCGAAAACGATAG
- the ubiD gene encoding 4-hydroxy-3-polyprenylbenzoate decarboxylase → MKYKDLRDFIRQLEAKGELVRISQPIDTDLEMTEIADRTLRAGGPALLFENPKNHDMPVLANLFGTPERVAMGMGQESVEALREVGKLLAYLKEPEPPKGLKDLWEKLPVFKQVLNMPAKVLKKAPCQEVVLTGDDVDLSKIPVQRCWPGDAAPLVTWGLSVTKGPHKKRQNLGIYRQQVIGKNKLIMRWLSHRGGALDFREWCQTHPGEPYPVSVALGADPATILGAVTPVPDTLSEYAFAGLLRGDKTEVVKSISNDLQVPASAEIVLEGYIAQDETAPEGPYGDHTGYYNEVDDFPVFTVTHITHRKDPIYHSTYTGRPPDEPAILGVALNEVFVPILQKQFPEIVDFYLPPEGCSYRMAVVTMKKQYPGHAKRVMMGVWSFLRQFMYTKFVIVCDDDVNARDWNDVIWAITTRMDPARDTVMIENTPIDYLDFASPVSGLGSKMGMDATNKMPGETDREWGVPIVMDEGVKKRVDDIWDSLGIM, encoded by the coding sequence ATGAAGTACAAAGATTTACGCGACTTTATTCGCCAGCTCGAAGCTAAAGGTGAATTGGTACGCATTAGCCAGCCCATTGATACCGACCTTGAAATGACGGAAATTGCCGACCGTACGCTGCGTGCTGGTGGCCCTGCGCTGTTGTTTGAAAACCCTAAAAACCACGATATGCCTGTACTGGCAAACTTGTTTGGTACGCCTGAGCGTGTCGCCATGGGTATGGGGCAAGAATCGGTAGAAGCCCTTCGTGAAGTTGGCAAGCTGCTGGCTTACTTAAAAGAGCCTGAGCCGCCGAAAGGGCTTAAAGATCTCTGGGAAAAGCTGCCGGTATTTAAGCAGGTACTGAATATGCCTGCTAAAGTGCTAAAAAAAGCGCCGTGTCAGGAAGTGGTGCTTACCGGTGACGATGTAGACTTGTCAAAAATTCCTGTGCAGCGCTGCTGGCCCGGTGATGCCGCGCCTTTGGTAACCTGGGGGTTAAGCGTTACGAAAGGGCCACACAAAAAACGCCAGAATTTGGGTATTTACCGTCAGCAGGTGATTGGCAAAAACAAACTTATTATGCGCTGGCTATCACACCGCGGCGGCGCCCTTGATTTTCGCGAGTGGTGTCAAACCCATCCGGGCGAACCCTACCCTGTGTCTGTGGCGCTCGGTGCAGATCCAGCCACCATTTTAGGTGCGGTTACTCCTGTACCGGATACGCTTTCAGAATATGCTTTTGCAGGCTTACTTCGCGGTGATAAAACCGAAGTGGTTAAGTCTATCAGTAACGATTTGCAGGTACCTGCCAGCGCAGAGATTGTGCTTGAAGGTTATATCGCGCAAGATGAAACCGCACCGGAAGGCCCTTACGGCGATCACACTGGGTATTACAATGAAGTCGACGACTTCCCTGTGTTTACCGTTACCCATATTACTCACCGTAAAGACCCTATTTATCATTCAACTTATACCGGTCGTCCGCCAGACGAGCCGGCTATTTTAGGGGTGGCGCTAAACGAAGTGTTTGTGCCTATTTTGCAAAAGCAATTTCCTGAGATAGTGGATTTCTACTTACCACCTGAAGGCTGTTCCTATCGCATGGCGGTAGTAACCATGAAGAAACAGTATCCTGGTCATGCGAAACGGGTGATGATGGGGGTATGGTCGTTCTTGCGTCAGTTTATGTACACCAAATTTGTGATAGTGTGCGATGACGACGTTAATGCGCGCGACTGGAACGATGTTATTTGGGCCATTACTACCCGTATGGACCCCGCCCGCGATACGGTAATGATAGAAAATACGCCTATCGATTATTTGGACTTTGCCTCACCCGTTTCAGGGCTAGGCTCTAAAATGGGGATGGACGCTACCAATAAGATGCCGGGCGAGACCGACCGCGAATGGGGTGTGCCTATTGTAATGGACGAAGGCGTTAAAAAACGCGTTGATGATATTTGGGACAGTCTTGGTATTATGTAG
- a CDS encoding tetratricopeptide repeat protein, giving the protein MKRILSTALFICVSVTGFSAHALEGETVEELRAVQLYSQDALIDMINANTHLDKVVADRCQLVQDIEARADVLKIPAYQFLWGDMLAWGVCVDAAPSRGIGYMEDAANQGLPAALEQLGRYYAKGTLVQQDKSRAVVYLREAAALKNLKAQIRLVELFLEGYGSPYDYEDAYHWLYNSVTNDKKQHQKISSYLARLEKLMHPKAVRQAKRPMDS; this is encoded by the coding sequence ATGAAACGTATTCTATCTACCGCTTTATTTATCTGTGTTTCGGTAACGGGGTTCTCTGCTCACGCTCTTGAGGGGGAAACCGTAGAAGAGCTGCGTGCAGTTCAGCTATACAGCCAAGACGCGTTAATTGACATGATTAACGCTAATACGCATCTAGACAAGGTGGTGGCTGACAGGTGCCAGCTAGTACAAGATATTGAAGCGCGAGCAGACGTACTTAAAATTCCGGCGTACCAATTTTTATGGGGCGACATGTTGGCTTGGGGTGTGTGTGTTGATGCGGCGCCGTCGCGAGGCATTGGTTATATGGAAGATGCTGCGAACCAAGGTTTGCCCGCCGCCCTTGAACAACTGGGGCGTTATTACGCAAAAGGCACGTTGGTACAACAAGATAAGTCTCGCGCCGTGGTGTATTTACGCGAAGCCGCTGCACTTAAAAACCTAAAAGCGCAAATTCGATTGGTTGAGTTGTTTTTAGAAGGTTACGGTAGCCCCTACGATTACGAAGATGCGTATCACTGGCTTTATAACTCGGTCACAAACGATAAAAAACAGCATCAAAAAATTTCATCTTATCTAGCGCGTTTAGAAAAGCTAATGCACCCGAAAGCGGTGCGTCAAGCTAAGCGCCCAATGGATAGTTAG